One region of Micromonospora ureilytica genomic DNA includes:
- a CDS encoding VOC family protein — MDLVSIRIITDDINRLVGFYEKITGVQAARGNEDFAELRTAHGTLAIGSTRTVPLFAPGSARPADNHTVIIEFLVADVDALYEKLKNVVKDFVNEPTTMPWGNRALLFRDPDGNLVNFFTPVTPDAIEKFGR, encoded by the coding sequence ATGGATCTTGTCTCGATCCGCATCATCACCGACGACATCAACCGCCTGGTCGGCTTCTACGAGAAGATCACCGGCGTGCAGGCGGCCCGGGGCAACGAGGACTTCGCCGAGTTGCGCACTGCCCACGGCACGCTGGCGATCGGCAGTACCCGCACCGTCCCACTGTTCGCGCCAGGGTCGGCCCGCCCGGCCGACAACCACACCGTGATCATCGAGTTCCTCGTGGCAGACGTGGACGCGCTCTACGAGAAGCTGAAGAACGTGGTGAAGGACTTCGTGAACGAGCCCACGACCATGCCCTGGGGTAACCGAGCCCTGCTCTTCCGCGACCCCGACGGCAACCTGGTCAACTTCTTCACCCCGGTGACCCCCGACGCGATCGAGAAGTTCGGCCGCTGA
- a CDS encoding helix-turn-helix transcriptional regulator translates to MARPTAQVLALLGLLQSGGVRTMAELAERLGVEPRTVRRYVSHLVDLDVPVESVRGRYGGYRLAAGYRLPPLMFSDDEALAVLLGLVAGRRAGLATATGTAGETAAAKIRRVLPSRIADRLDAVLQSLAFTTEPDDLPAPQTDVLLTVAEAVRQHRPISLQYTSRNGRRSVRALHPFGLVNHAGRWYVIGADPDVGEDRTLRLDRVAGARTLPGSFEPPAGNDPAGQLLTSMAQAPYQHAVSLRIQGTREQIRRQLPASIADVREGADEGWQDVEIRAEKLDWLPTVLAALDLPFVIERPDELRDRVVALAERLAASGRRESTRG, encoded by the coding sequence ATGGCACGACCGACAGCCCAGGTGCTCGCACTGCTGGGGCTCTTGCAGTCCGGCGGCGTCCGGACGATGGCCGAGCTTGCCGAGCGCCTCGGTGTCGAACCGCGCACGGTGCGGCGCTACGTGAGTCACCTGGTCGACCTCGACGTGCCGGTGGAGTCGGTGCGCGGTCGCTACGGCGGGTATCGGCTCGCCGCCGGCTATCGTCTGCCGCCGCTGATGTTCAGCGACGACGAAGCCTTGGCGGTCCTACTCGGCCTGGTTGCCGGCCGCCGTGCCGGGCTGGCGACGGCTACAGGTACGGCGGGTGAGACTGCCGCCGCGAAAATCCGGCGCGTCCTGCCTTCGCGGATCGCGGACCGGCTGGACGCCGTACTCCAGTCCCTCGCCTTCACCACCGAACCCGACGACTTACCCGCGCCGCAGACAGACGTACTACTCACGGTCGCCGAGGCGGTCCGCCAGCACCGGCCGATCTCACTCCAGTACACCTCGCGCAACGGCAGGCGTAGCGTCCGCGCTTTGCATCCGTTCGGGCTGGTCAACCATGCCGGCCGGTGGTATGTCATCGGGGCCGATCCGGATGTCGGTGAGGATCGAACCCTTCGGCTCGACCGCGTCGCGGGCGCGAGAACGCTGCCCGGCTCGTTCGAGCCGCCCGCCGGGAACGATCCCGCAGGGCAACTCCTCACCTCGATGGCACAGGCGCCGTACCAGCATGCGGTGTCGTTGCGGATACAAGGAACACGTGAGCAGATCCGCAGGCAGCTACCTGCCAGCATCGCCGATGTGCGAGAGGGCGCGGACGAAGGCTGGCAGGACGTGGAGATCCGGGCAGAAAAGCTCGACTGGTTACCCACTGTGCTCGCCGCGCTCGACCTGCCGTTCGTCATCGAACGCCCGGACGAACTCCGCGATCGTGTCGTCGCACTCGCCGAGCGGTTGGCGGCCTCCGGACGACGTGAGTCGACCCGCGGCTAG
- a CDS encoding acyl-CoA dehydrogenase family protein: MPTPPPDGSPSPWREPEHDDLADLARTFFTKEVLPHDERLQAQGHPDREHYRRAGELGLLGLSVPEEYGGGGGGFTHEAVLLHEQAYAGESSLGLAVHSGIVTGYLVAYGSEEQKRRWLPGLCSGELVGAIAMTEPDGGSDLQAMRTRAVRDGDDYLVTGAKTFITNGGLADLVIVAVKTDPEQRASGVSLLVCEVGGDPAGFRRGRLLSKIGLHANDTAELFFDEFRVPAANLLGGAEGLGFVQLMQLLPQERLVIGVGAVAAMERAVALTVAYAKERTAFGKTLMGHQNTRMVLAECATRARVSRVFLDDCIVRHTRGDLDVATAAMAKSWLTDGQCEVVDRCLQLFGGYGYTTEYPIARMYADARVQKIYGGTNEIMKELIARAL; the protein is encoded by the coding sequence ATGCCGACTCCCCCGCCCGACGGCTCCCCCTCACCCTGGCGCGAGCCGGAGCATGACGATCTGGCAGACCTGGCCCGCACCTTCTTCACCAAGGAGGTGTTGCCGCACGACGAGCGTCTGCAGGCGCAGGGCCACCCGGACCGCGAGCACTACCGGCGCGCCGGGGAGTTGGGGCTGCTCGGCCTGTCGGTCCCGGAGGAGTACGGCGGTGGGGGCGGAGGGTTCACCCACGAGGCGGTGCTGCTGCACGAGCAGGCGTACGCCGGGGAGAGCAGCCTCGGCCTGGCCGTCCACAGTGGCATCGTCACCGGTTACCTGGTCGCGTACGGCAGCGAGGAGCAGAAGCGACGCTGGCTGCCCGGCCTGTGCAGCGGTGAGCTGGTCGGCGCCATCGCGATGACCGAGCCGGACGGGGGCTCCGATCTTCAGGCGATGCGTACCCGGGCGGTCCGCGACGGCGACGACTATCTGGTGACCGGCGCGAAGACGTTCATCACCAACGGCGGTCTGGCCGATCTGGTCATCGTGGCCGTGAAGACCGACCCCGAGCAGCGGGCGTCCGGCGTCTCGCTGCTGGTGTGCGAGGTGGGTGGCGACCCGGCGGGGTTCCGGCGAGGCCGACTGCTGTCGAAGATCGGGCTGCACGCCAACGACACTGCGGAGTTGTTCTTCGACGAGTTCCGGGTGCCGGCGGCCAACCTGCTCGGCGGCGCCGAGGGGCTGGGCTTCGTCCAGCTCATGCAGCTACTGCCGCAGGAGCGGCTGGTCATCGGCGTCGGCGCGGTCGCGGCCATGGAACGGGCGGTCGCGCTGACCGTCGCGTACGCCAAGGAGCGCACCGCCTTCGGCAAGACCCTGATGGGTCACCAGAACACCCGGATGGTGCTCGCCGAGTGCGCCACCCGCGCCCGGGTCAGCCGGGTCTTCCTGGACGACTGCATCGTCCGGCACACGCGTGGCGACCTGGACGTGGCCACCGCGGCGATGGCGAAGTCGTGGCTCACCGACGGGCAGTGTGAGGTCGTCGACAGGTGCCTTCAACTCTTCGGCGGCTACGGCTACACGACGGAGTACCCGATCGCCCGGATGTACGCCGACGCACGCGTCCAGAAGATCTACGGCGGCACCAACGAGATCATGAAGGAGTTGATCGCCCGTGCCCTCTGA
- a CDS encoding acetyl-CoA C-acetyltransferase has product MPSEAYVYDAVRTPRGRGRDTGALHGVKPISLVVGLIDALRERNPGLDVGRLEDLLLGIVTPVGEQGGDLARAAALLAGLPDQVGGVQLNRFCASGLEAVNSAAARIRSGWEHLLLAGGVESMSRVPMGSDGAAWATDPQTALATSFVPQGVSADLIATLEGFTRDDVDGYALRSQERAAKAWAGGYFARSVVPVRDGNGLDILTVDEHPRPETTREALARLTPSFATMGAAAGFDAVALQKFHWLEAIEHVHHAGNSSGIVDGAALVLIGSGDVGRDLGLTPRARIVGAAVSGADPTLMLTGPIPATHKALAVAGLTVDDIDLFEINEAFAAVVLKYVSDLGLDPDRVNVNGGAIALGHPLGATGAMLLGTALDELERRDLRRAVVTLCIGGGMGVATVLERC; this is encoded by the coding sequence GTGCCCTCTGAGGCGTACGTCTATGACGCGGTCCGCACCCCGCGCGGACGCGGCCGGGACACCGGGGCGCTGCACGGGGTCAAGCCGATCTCCCTGGTGGTCGGTCTGATCGACGCGCTGCGGGAGCGCAACCCCGGCCTGGACGTTGGCCGGTTGGAGGATCTGCTGCTCGGCATCGTGACCCCGGTCGGTGAGCAGGGCGGCGACCTGGCCCGGGCGGCCGCGTTGCTGGCCGGGCTGCCCGACCAGGTGGGCGGGGTGCAGCTCAACCGGTTCTGCGCCTCCGGGTTGGAGGCGGTCAACTCCGCCGCCGCGCGGATCCGCTCCGGCTGGGAGCATCTGCTGCTCGCGGGTGGTGTCGAGTCGATGTCCCGGGTGCCGATGGGCTCCGACGGCGCGGCCTGGGCCACCGATCCGCAGACCGCGCTGGCCACGTCGTTCGTGCCGCAGGGCGTCAGCGCCGACCTGATCGCCACCCTGGAGGGCTTTACCCGCGACGATGTGGACGGCTACGCGCTGCGGTCGCAGGAGCGGGCCGCCAAGGCGTGGGCCGGCGGGTACTTCGCCCGCTCGGTGGTGCCGGTCCGCGACGGCAACGGGCTGGACATCCTCACCGTCGACGAGCACCCGCGCCCCGAAACCACCCGGGAGGCGCTGGCCAGGCTCACCCCGTCCTTCGCCACGATGGGCGCGGCGGCCGGCTTCGACGCTGTCGCGTTGCAGAAGTTCCACTGGTTGGAGGCGATCGAGCACGTCCACCACGCGGGCAATTCGTCAGGCATCGTGGACGGCGCCGCGCTGGTGCTGATCGGCTCGGGCGACGTCGGTCGGGACCTCGGCCTCACCCCGCGCGCCCGGATCGTCGGCGCGGCGGTCAGCGGCGCCGACCCGACACTGATGTTGACCGGCCCGATCCCGGCCACCCACAAGGCGCTCGCCGTCGCCGGGTTGACAGTCGACGACATCGACCTGTTCGAGATCAACGAGGCCTTCGCCGCGGTGGTGCTCAAGTACGTCAGTGACCTGGGCCTCGACCCGGACCGGGTGAACGTCAACGGCGGCGCGATCGCGCTCGGCCACCCGCTCGGCGCGACCGGAGCGATGCTGCTCGGTACGGCGTTGGACGAGTTGGAGCGCCGCGACCTGCGCCGCGCCGTGGTGACCCTGTGCATCGGCGGCGGCATGGGCGTCGCCACAGTTCTCGAGCGCTGCTGA
- a CDS encoding 3-hydroxyacyl-CoA dehydrogenase NAD-binding domain-containing protein, with product MTNTIRYDRGADGIVTLTLDDPTQSANTMNRAYAASMSAVLDRLEAEPDLVGVIVTSAKSTFFAGGDLPEMIRATRADAPDLAVLLGTIKRDLRRLETLGRPVVAAVNGSALGGGLEIALACHHRIALDAPGSRLGLPEVTLGLLPGAGGVTRTVRMLGLAGALTTVLLTGRRMRPADALSAGLVDEVVATPTELLKHARAWIAANPHPAQPWDRPDYRMPGGTPASRSLAAQLPAFPATLRKQLKGARLPAPEAILAAAVEGAQVDLETALTVETRHLIGLLTGQVAKNMIGAFFFDLKAVNGGAARPADVDVPPVRRVAVLGAGMMGAGIAYACASAGLDVVVKDVTPEAAGRAREHAERLLTRAVRKGRATEADARAVLDRITTTDQVDALTGCDAVIEAVFEDPALKKAVFAEVLQVLAPDALLASNTSTLPITGLAAGVDRPADFIGMHFFSPVDRMPLLEIVVGERTGDVALARAFDLGRRIGKTPIVVNDGRGFFTSRVIGRFIDEAVGMVAEGVPAASVEQAALQAGYPTGPLALADEVSLTLIQRIRRQFEAASEEFRPLPAHRLVDELVDAYDRSGRATGRGFYSYDDGARGRLWPGLADLTSDAGRAVPFTDLQERMLFAEALDALRCLDEGVLRTETDANIGSIFGIGFPAWTGGVIRYVRQYAGGPAGFAARATELADRYGDRFTPPADLVDRLAASADGPAAPVGVA from the coding sequence ATGACCAACACCATCCGGTACGACCGCGGCGCCGACGGCATCGTCACGCTCACCCTGGACGACCCCACCCAGTCCGCCAACACCATGAACCGGGCGTACGCCGCCTCGATGAGCGCGGTCCTCGATCGGCTGGAGGCCGAGCCCGATCTCGTCGGGGTCATCGTGACCAGCGCGAAGTCGACCTTCTTCGCCGGCGGTGACCTGCCCGAGATGATCCGGGCCACCCGCGCCGACGCGCCCGACCTGGCCGTCCTGCTCGGCACCATCAAACGGGACCTGCGCCGGCTGGAAACGCTGGGCCGACCGGTGGTCGCCGCGGTCAACGGCTCGGCGCTCGGCGGTGGCCTGGAGATCGCGCTGGCCTGCCACCACCGGATCGCGTTGGACGCGCCCGGCAGCCGGCTCGGGCTGCCCGAGGTGACCCTGGGCCTGCTGCCGGGGGCGGGAGGTGTCACCCGGACGGTACGGATGCTCGGCCTGGCCGGCGCGCTGACCACTGTGCTGCTCACCGGTCGGCGGATGCGCCCAGCCGACGCCCTGTCCGCCGGGTTGGTCGACGAGGTGGTCGCCACGCCGACAGAGCTGCTGAAGCACGCTCGGGCCTGGATCGCGGCGAACCCGCACCCGGCACAGCCGTGGGACCGGCCGGACTATCGGATGCCGGGCGGCACCCCGGCCAGCCGCTCGCTTGCCGCACAGCTGCCCGCGTTCCCGGCGACGCTGCGCAAGCAGCTCAAGGGCGCCCGGCTGCCCGCGCCCGAGGCGATCCTGGCCGCCGCCGTCGAGGGCGCACAGGTCGACCTGGAGACCGCCCTGACCGTGGAGACCCGGCATCTGATCGGCCTGCTCACCGGGCAGGTCGCCAAGAACATGATCGGCGCGTTCTTCTTCGACCTGAAGGCCGTCAACGGCGGCGCGGCCCGACCGGCCGATGTGGACGTCCCGCCGGTACGCCGGGTGGCGGTGCTCGGAGCCGGCATGATGGGCGCGGGCATCGCGTACGCCTGCGCCAGCGCCGGGCTGGACGTCGTGGTCAAGGACGTCACGCCGGAGGCCGCCGGCCGGGCCCGGGAGCACGCCGAGCGGTTGCTGACCCGCGCGGTACGCAAGGGCCGCGCGACCGAGGCCGACGCCCGCGCCGTCCTGGACCGGATCACCACCACCGACCAGGTGGACGCGCTGACCGGCTGTGACGCGGTCATCGAGGCGGTCTTCGAGGACCCGGCGCTGAAGAAAGCCGTGTTCGCCGAGGTGTTGCAGGTGCTGGCGCCCGACGCGCTGCTCGCCTCCAACACCTCCACCCTGCCGATCACCGGACTGGCCGCCGGGGTGGACCGACCGGCGGACTTCATCGGCATGCATTTCTTCTCTCCGGTGGACCGGATGCCGTTGCTGGAGATCGTGGTGGGCGAACGGACCGGGGACGTGGCGCTGGCGCGGGCGTTCGACCTGGGCCGGCGGATCGGCAAGACCCCGATCGTGGTGAACGACGGCCGGGGCTTCTTCACCAGCCGGGTGATCGGCCGGTTCATCGACGAGGCGGTCGGCATGGTCGCCGAGGGTGTCCCCGCCGCGTCGGTGGAGCAGGCCGCCCTGCAGGCCGGCTACCCGACCGGGCCGCTGGCGCTGGCCGACGAGGTCAGTCTCACGCTGATTCAGCGGATCCGCCGTCAGTTCGAGGCGGCCAGCGAGGAGTTCCGACCGTTGCCGGCGCACCGGCTGGTGGACGAGCTGGTCGACGCGTACGACCGGTCGGGACGCGCCACCGGACGCGGCTTCTACTCCTACGACGACGGCGCCCGGGGCCGGTTGTGGCCCGGTCTCGCCGACCTGACCAGCGACGCGGGTCGGGCGGTGCCGTTCACCGACCTCCAGGAGCGGATGCTCTTCGCCGAGGCGCTGGACGCGCTGCGCTGCCTCGACGAGGGGGTGCTGCGCACCGAGACCGACGCCAACATCGGCTCGATCTTCGGCATCGGTTTTCCCGCCTGGACGGGAGGGGTGATCCGCTACGTCCGGCAGTACGCGGGCGGCCCGGCCGGCTTCGCGGCCCGTGCCACCGAGTTGGCCGACCGCTACGGCGACCGGTTCACGCCCCCCGCCGACCTGGTCGACCGGCTCGCCGCCTCGGCCGACGGCCCCGCCGCACCGGTGGGGGTCGCGTGA
- a CDS encoding CaiB/BaiF CoA transferase family protein produces the protein MTATRGGPLAGVRVVELASLAPAPFGCMVLADLGADVVRVDRPGAPGAGRLAAPTSGPLQRGRRVTALDLKSPAGVADLLRLVERADVLVEAYRPGVAERLGFGPEVCQAHNPRLVYARMTGWGQDGPLAARAGHDIDYIAVAGALEPLGRAGERPYAPMNLLGDFGGGGMLLAVGVLAALLERERSGIGQVVDAAMVDGSALLTSFLHGLLGTGLWAAPRGRNMFDGGAPFYDTYATADGGFMAVGAMEPAFYAVLLTGLDLADDPDLPAQYDPSGWDELRRRFTERFAERTRDEWTAVFADLDACVAPVLAPGEAHQHPHNAARGTFVEVGGEIQPAPAPRFDRTPTDRPTPAPDPEREVQPVEEILTAWPQHP, from the coding sequence GTGACGGCGACGCGCGGTGGGCCGCTGGCCGGGGTTCGGGTGGTCGAGCTGGCCAGCCTCGCCCCGGCGCCGTTCGGCTGCATGGTGCTCGCCGACCTCGGGGCGGACGTGGTGCGGGTGGACCGGCCGGGCGCCCCGGGAGCGGGCCGGCTTGCCGCACCGACCAGCGGTCCGTTGCAACGCGGGCGGCGGGTCACCGCGCTCGACCTGAAGTCCCCGGCCGGGGTGGCGGACCTGTTGCGCCTCGTCGAACGCGCGGACGTGCTGGTCGAGGCGTACCGGCCCGGGGTGGCCGAGCGGCTCGGCTTCGGCCCGGAGGTGTGCCAGGCCCACAACCCCCGTCTGGTGTACGCGCGGATGACCGGCTGGGGTCAGGACGGCCCGCTGGCAGCCCGCGCCGGGCACGACATCGACTACATCGCGGTGGCCGGGGCTCTGGAGCCGCTGGGACGGGCCGGCGAACGCCCGTACGCGCCGATGAACCTGCTCGGCGACTTCGGCGGCGGCGGCATGCTGCTCGCCGTCGGGGTGCTGGCCGCGCTGCTGGAACGGGAGCGCTCCGGCATCGGCCAGGTGGTCGACGCGGCCATGGTGGACGGCTCGGCGCTGCTCACCTCGTTCCTGCACGGGCTGCTCGGCACCGGCCTGTGGGCCGCCCCGCGCGGGCGCAACATGTTCGACGGCGGGGCGCCGTTCTACGACACGTACGCCACCGCCGACGGTGGATTCATGGCCGTCGGCGCGATGGAACCAGCCTTCTACGCCGTACTCCTCACCGGCCTCGACCTCGCCGACGACCCGGACCTGCCCGCCCAGTACGACCCGAGCGGCTGGGACGAGTTGCGCCGCCGGTTCACTGAGCGGTTCGCCGAGCGCACCCGGGACGAGTGGACGGCGGTCTTCGCCGACCTGGACGCCTGTGTCGCTCCGGTGCTCGCCCCCGGCGAGGCGCACCAGCACCCGCACAACGCCGCCCGGGGCACGTTCGTCGAGGTGGGTGGCGAGATCCAGCCAGCACCAGCGCCCCGCTTCGACCGCACCCCGACCGACCGCCCAACCCCGGCACCAGATCCGGAGCGGGAGGTCCAACCGGTCGAGGAGATCCTCACCGCCTGGCCGCAACACCCCTGA